A genomic region of Mus musculus strain C57BL/6J chromosome 7, GRCm38.p6 C57BL/6J contains the following coding sequences:
- the Swap70 gene encoding switch-associated protein 70 isoform X1, protein MVPPKSLPDKDGKKCLFLIKCFDKTFEISASDKKKKQEWIQAIYSTIHLLKLGSPPPHKEARQRRKELRRKLLAEQEELERQMKELQAANENKQQELESVRKKLEEAASRAADEEKKRLQTQVELQTRFSTELEREKLIRQQMEEQVAQKSSELEQYLQRVRELEDMYLKLQEALEDERQARQDEETVRKLQARLLEEESSKRAELEKWHLEQQQAIQTTEAEKQELEQQRVMKEQALQEAMAQLEQLELERKQALEQYEGVKKKLEMATHMTKSWKDKVAHHEGLIRLIEPGSKNPHLITNWGPAAFTQAELEEREKSWKEKKTTE, encoded by the exons ATGGTCCCACCTAAG TCTCTGCCTGacaaagatggaaagaaatgTCTTTTTCTAATAAAATGCTTTGATAAGACCTTTGAAATCAGTGCCTCAGataagaagaagaaacaagaatgGATTCAGG cCATTTACTCCACCATCCATCTGTTGAAGCTGGGCAGCCCCCCACCACACAAGGAAGCCCGCCAGCGTCGGAAAGAGCTCCGAAGGAAGCTGCTAGCCGAGCAGGAGGAGCTGGAGCGGCAGATGAAGGAACTCCAAGCCGCCAATGAAAACAAGCAACAGGAGCTGGAAAGCGTGAGGAAG AAACTGGAGGAAGCAGCCTCTCGTGCGGCAGACGAGGAAAAGAAACGCTTGCAGACTCAGGTGGAGCTACAGACCAGGTTCAGCACGGAGCTGGAGCGGGAGAAGCTG ATCAGACAGCAGATGGAGGAGCAGGTTGCCCAGAAGTCCTCCGAACTGGAGCAGTATCTGCAGCGAGTTCGGGAGCTGGAAGACATGTACCTAAAGCTGCAGGAGGCTCTTGAGGACGAGAGGCAGGCCCGGCAGGATGAAGAGACTGTGCGCAAGCTTCAGGCCAG GTTGCTGGAGGAAGAGTCTTCtaagagggcagagctggaaaagtggcACCTGGAGCAGCAGCAGGCCATTCAGACAACAGAGGCGGAGAAGCAGGAGCTGGAACAGCAGCGTGTCATGAAGGAGCAGGCATTGCAGGAGGCCATGGCACAGCTGGAACAGTTGGAGTTGGAGCGGAAGCAGGCCCTGGAGCAGTATGAG GGAGTTAAAAAGAAGCTAGAGATGGCAACACATATGACCAAGAGCTGGAAGGACAAAGTGGCCCATCATGAGGGATTAATACGATTGATAGAACCag GTTCCAAGAACCCTCATCTGATCACCAACTGGGGACCCGCAGCGTTCACCCAGGCAGAGCtcgaggagagagagaagagctggaAAGAGAAGAAGACCACAGAGTGA